GACGACTGGGACGTCGATATCCTGCGTGACAAGCAGCGGCGTCACCGACAGCCCCTCACTCCGGGCGCGTCGCTCGAGCGCGTCGAACGCGTCCGTCTCGACCGATAATCCGAGCGGGTCGAACGTCGAGTACCACGCGAGCATCGCCGCGTCGCGCTCGATGACCTCCGTCAGCCCGGAGACAAGCGCGTCGACGGTCGAGGAACCCAGCCCCAACCCGGTTGTGATCGCCGGGACCAGCGACTCGCCGGGCTGGGGGAACTGGACCGCCGCAGCGGGCAGGTGTGCTTGTTCGCCGGTCGTGAGGTCCTCGCCCGGAACCCAGCGGTGCTCGTCACTCGCGTCGTCGGCCGGCGCGTCGTCCGGCCGGACGAGTGCCGTCGGGGCGACCGCGTTCTCGAGGTCGGCCTCGCTCGCGTGGACGAAGTCGTCCTCGCGGTAGACGCCGGCGCAGTAGCGCTCGAGCCCCTCGCCGACGGCCTTCATCAGCGCGGCGTTCCAGTCGATCGCGACGCCGGCGGCCTGTCGCGGCGCGCTGGCATCGCTGTACGCGGCCGTGTCCGCGACCGTCGACAGGTAGTAGGGGGCCGGGAACGACTCGATCTCGCCAATGCTCGTGATAGGTCCGACGCGGTCGTCGATCGCCCCTTCGGCATGTTCGACCGCGGCATCGAGAGCGAGCGTCTCCGCGTCGCGCTCGAGCTGCCGATCCCGGTCGCCGTCGGCACACTCACACCCGGGAACGGGCAGGAACCGGCGTCGAGCGTGAGGAACCTCGAGTACCTGCCCCAGAATCGATCGCTCATCGCCGGAGAGGACGCGCACGCACTCCCGGCCGGCGATCGCGCCGGCGAGTCGCGCCGCACTACGATCGGCCTGTGGGCCGTCTGCCCGCTCCTCGAGATTCGATGCGACGCGCGCGCGGAGACAGTCGAAGCAGCCCGTTGCGGGCGCGAATCCGGATATCGCGGCGTCGATGTCCGGAATCGGGTGGCCGCCGCCGCCGCCGATCTCGATGGCGATCCAGGGCGTTCCGCCCGTCCGGGCGGCCTCGTTGGCCCGGTCGAACGCGGGCGACCCGGTGACGTCGCTGACGACCGCGAAGCGAGCGTCTGTGAGATCTATCGGATCGGCGTCACGAACGCCGATGTCGACGTCATCGAGCGCGGTGACGACCGCTTCCCGAACTGGATCGTCACCCACGACGTGGACTTGCATACCCCTACCTGCTGGCGCGGACGGCAAAAACGCCCCGCTCGAGCGTCGCCGGACGGTTCGGAGGGCCCGAGGACGCCGGCGAGTCAGATCTGCTTCTCAGTCCTCGGCCGCGGCCGGCGAATCGACGTAGACCAGTTCGTCCGCCGACTCGAGCAGGTGGACGCCCCAGGTGACGGTGACGGGGACGAGCGCGGTGGTAAAGATCGCGATGAACACGAGAATCGAGAACATTTTGGCGTCGATGACTCCGGCCTCGTAGGCGACCTGTGCGATGATGATCTCGACGGTCCCGCGACCGTTCATGCCGAAGCCGACGACCAAGCCCTCGCGGGAGGTGAGCGATGTTGGTAACGAGAACAGCCAGGAGCCGATTATCTTCCCGAGGAACGCGATGGTGACCAGCACCGCGAGCACGACGAAGGAATCGAAGAACACGTCGAACGTGATCTGGAACCCGACCGTGACGAAGAAGACCGGTGCGAACAACCCCATCGCGAGGTCGTACATGACCGTGTGCATGTGCTCGTACAGGCTGGGTTCGACATCGGCCTGCCGGAGGAACATGCCCGCCATGAAGCCGCCGATAATCATGTGTAAGTCCGCCAACGTCGCGAGTTGAGCGAACAGCAGGGAGACGAGCAGGGCGAAGGTAAAGGCGGTGGTCCGATCGACGAACCCGTACCGTTCGCGCTGGTGCTCGATATACCGCCACGCGATCGGGAGGAACCGATACCCGATCAGGAGCGTCACCGCGAAGAAGCCAATCGCCTGCAGGAGGATCACGCCGATCTCGGTCGAGTCGAGCGTGCCCGCCGTCACGTAGCTGTCGACGCCCGCGAACGCGATGAGAACGCCCACGTCGGAGGCGAGGGCACCGCCGAGTAACACGTTCGCGATCCGGGTATCGAGGAGCTCGAGGTCGGCGAGGATACGGGATTTCGTTGCCAGCGACGTGGCGGCCATCGCGAGCCCGAGGAACAGCGCCGCGCCGACGGAGACACCGAGCCAGACGCCGGCCGCGTAGCCGAGGCCGAACGGAATGACGAATGCGCCGAAGGCGATCAGCAGCGACTGCGGACCGAGTTCGAACAGCTCTCGCAGATCGACCTCCATGCCGACGTAGACCATCAGGAGGAACACGCCGAGTTCGGACAGCACCGAGAGCAGCTCCGAGGGATGTAAGAGACCGAGCAACGCGGGGCCGAAGGCGATGCCGGCGAACAGCTCCCCCATCATCGTTGGATAGCCGAATCGCTCGGCGAGCGCGCCGAACACCCATGCGACCGAGAGAACGAGCAGGAGGCTCAGGATATCAATCGAGACGGTTTCGACCATTGATTACACCCGCCTACCGCCTGTCGGCCGAGCGTGTCGCGTGGTCTGCTTGCGGACCTGCCAGTGTTGATTCACAGCGATCACCTATCGGAACGCGGCTCGGTCTGCTGTGACGGCACACAGCCACTTTACTGGATAGGGGGATCAGTCATCGGTACTGGTCTCGAGGTCGTCGCCAATCGCTGGCCCCGCCGGACCCTCGGTGATATCGGCATCTCGCCACGTTCCCCGTCGGTACCAGCCGTAGGCGAGACCGGCACCGATGACGTTCGAGGCGGCGAAGGC
This genomic stretch from Natrinema sp. SYSU A 869 harbors:
- a CDS encoding YcaO-like family protein; this encodes MQVHVVGDDPVREAVVTALDDVDIGVRDADPIDLTDARFAVVSDVTGSPAFDRANEAARTGGTPWIAIEIGGGGGHPIPDIDAAISGFAPATGCFDCLRARVASNLEERADGPQADRSAARLAGAIAGRECVRVLSGDERSILGQVLEVPHARRRFLPVPGCECADGDRDRQLERDAETLALDAAVEHAEGAIDDRVGPITSIGEIESFPAPYYLSTVADTAAYSDASAPRQAAGVAIDWNAALMKAVGEGLERYCAGVYREDDFVHASEADLENAVAPTALVRPDDAPADDASDEHRWVPGEDLTTGEQAHLPAAAVQFPQPGESLVPAITTGLGLGSSTVDALVSGLTEVIERDAAMLAWYSTFDPLGLSVETDAFDALERRARSEGLSVTPLLVTQDIDVPVVAVAVHRKPDALEGTDAVSADDDSWPAFAVGSAAGLDAAAAATSALEEALQNWMELRNLGPEDANDAGGEIGAYASFPERVRAFVDTERTVPAASVGPDPVPTGTDRLEALCSRTADAGLTPYAARLTTRDIDEIGFEAVRVLVPGAQPLFTGEPFFGERARTVPNELGFEPRLERPFHPYP
- a CDS encoding cation:proton antiporter, which produces MVETVSIDILSLLLVLSVAWVFGALAERFGYPTMMGELFAGIAFGPALLGLLHPSELLSVLSELGVFLLMVYVGMEVDLRELFELGPQSLLIAFGAFVIPFGLGYAAGVWLGVSVGAALFLGLAMAATSLATKSRILADLELLDTRIANVLLGGALASDVGVLIAFAGVDSYVTAGTLDSTEIGVILLQAIGFFAVTLLIGYRFLPIAWRYIEHQRERYGFVDRTTAFTFALLVSLLFAQLATLADLHMIIGGFMAGMFLRQADVEPSLYEHMHTVMYDLAMGLFAPVFFVTVGFQITFDVFFDSFVVLAVLVTIAFLGKIIGSWLFSLPTSLTSREGLVVGFGMNGRGTVEIIIAQVAYEAGVIDAKMFSILVFIAIFTTALVPVTVTWGVHLLESADELVYVDSPAAAED